A single Marispirochaeta aestuarii DNA region contains:
- a CDS encoding cyclic nucleotide-binding domain-containing protein translates to MSSIPVISTAKNINSRIREYVSRQFSGDEPIFLTKREDVLAYLKYELPELVIYNLSDGQINIRGVLDEVLKDPWILYGGIIGIYKGSLDPEFEAYLKQFNCISLIPEYDLDFSFPRALRIIRQNRNILFHRDLYNKLFDSINGAFVIDNDPFDIKTYANLLTNYLFNSDFINKDSRDRLQVSLMELLMNAIEHGNCRISYEEKSSWLKDHNDIFELIREKNRNPEIARRKVRFNYHITTDHSSFSICDEGEGFDWQSVICNSDSRVNLGKHGHGIRMSNYYMGGLEYNEAGNCVSFRIMHQKDEVNIVPGILRGQKERIFNDGEVVFTENEDSNYLYYIVSGTFDVTSKGKHLSTLTTADMFLGEMSFLINNRRSATVTSRGRSILLKISKVDFVNLIRRNPHYGLFLARLLAQRLSRLNEYIAKM, encoded by the coding sequence ATGAGCTCAATTCCGGTTATTTCGACGGCAAAAAACATCAACTCCCGTATAAGAGAGTATGTTTCCCGGCAGTTCTCCGGGGATGAACCGATTTTCCTCACAAAAAGGGAGGATGTCCTCGCGTATCTGAAATATGAGCTGCCCGAACTGGTGATTTATAATCTGAGCGACGGGCAGATCAACATCCGCGGAGTACTGGACGAGGTATTGAAGGATCCCTGGATTCTTTACGGAGGAATAATCGGCATATACAAAGGAAGTCTGGACCCGGAGTTTGAAGCCTACCTCAAACAGTTCAACTGCATATCTCTTATTCCTGAGTATGACCTTGATTTCAGCTTTCCCAGGGCCTTGAGAATAATCCGTCAGAACAGGAACATTCTGTTTCACCGGGACCTGTACAATAAGCTCTTCGACTCAATAAACGGTGCCTTCGTTATCGACAACGATCCCTTCGATATAAAAACCTATGCCAATCTTTTAACCAACTATCTGTTCAATTCAGATTTTATCAATAAAGACTCCAGGGACAGGCTTCAGGTTTCCCTTATGGAGCTTCTCATGAACGCCATCGAGCATGGAAACTGCCGTATTTCCTACGAAGAAAAGAGCAGCTGGCTCAAGGATCACAATGATATCTTTGAACTGATCCGGGAGAAGAACAGAAATCCCGAAATTGCCCGGCGAAAAGTCCGGTTCAATTATCATATAACAACCGACCACAGCAGTTTCTCCATCTGTGACGAGGGTGAGGGCTTTGACTGGCAATCGGTAATATGCAACAGTGACAGCAGGGTCAATCTGGGAAAACACGGTCATGGTATACGGATGTCCAATTACTACATGGGCGGGCTTGAATACAACGAGGCCGGCAACTGCGTCTCCTTTCGGATCATGCATCAGAAGGACGAGGTCAACATTGTCCCCGGAATCCTGCGGGGGCAGAAGGAACGGATATTCAATGACGGAGAGGTGGTTTTTACCGAGAACGAGGACTCGAATTACCTCTATTATATTGTCAGCGGAACCTTTGACGTTACCTCCAAGGGCAAACATCTCTCCACTCTGACGACTGCGGATATGTTTCTCGGGGAGATGTCCTTTCTGATCAATAACCGGCGTTCCGCCACGGTCACCTCCAGGGGAAGGTCGATTCTCCTGAAAATTTCCAAGGTTGATTTTGTAAATCTGATACGCCGGAATCCACACTACGGTCTCTTCCTTGCACGGCTTCTGGCTCAGCGCCTGTCCAGGTTAAATGAATATATAGCAAAAATGTAA
- a CDS encoding glycine hydroxymethyltransferase, producing MNITKEYLSANPNPDAGALAYVASLESVHSVAPEIADKIVQELADQRTNLKLIASENYCSLPTQLAMGNLLTDKYSEGFPYHRFYAGCDNVDAVESRAAQIACEIFGADYAYVQPHSGADANLIAYWAILNQRIEVPGLEEIGESNPSNLSREDWDRLRERLGNQRLLGLDYYSGGHLTHGYRHNVSAQMFDSYTYTVDRETGLLDYDAIEAQAEEIKPLILLAGYSAYPRKIDFKRMRRIADKVGAVLMVDMAHFAGLVAGGVFSGDFDPVAHAHVVTTTTHKTLRGPRGGMILCTEEFAEAVNKGCPMVIGGPLPHIMAAKAVAFTEAAKPEFREYAARIVDNCQTLAADCQAEGMTIATGGTDNHLFLIDVRGFGLTGRQAESVLRECGITLNRNSLPFDPNGAWYTSGLRVGTAAVTTLGMGKGEMKEIASIIGTVLGNTRPATVTKGKNAGKSSKARYEISEEVAAAAKQRVRDLLSRFPVYPELDLNFMQEHFQD from the coding sequence ATGAACATCACCAAGGAGTATCTCTCCGCCAATCCGAATCCCGATGCCGGCGCGCTGGCGTATGTAGCCTCACTGGAGTCGGTCCATTCCGTTGCCCCGGAAATTGCCGACAAGATTGTGCAGGAACTCGCGGACCAGCGGACGAACCTGAAGCTTATCGCCAGCGAAAACTACTGTTCCCTGCCGACCCAGCTGGCGATGGGAAACCTGTTAACCGACAAGTATTCCGAGGGTTTCCCCTACCACCGCTTCTACGCCGGCTGCGATAACGTCGATGCCGTCGAGAGCAGGGCGGCGCAGATTGCCTGTGAGATTTTCGGCGCCGATTACGCCTATGTTCAGCCTCATTCGGGAGCCGATGCCAACCTGATCGCCTACTGGGCCATATTGAACCAGCGCATAGAGGTTCCGGGCCTGGAGGAGATTGGCGAGTCCAATCCCTCGAACCTTTCCCGGGAGGACTGGGACAGACTGCGGGAACGTCTCGGAAACCAGCGGCTCCTGGGCCTGGATTACTATTCCGGCGGACACCTGACCCACGGATACCGCCACAATGTTTCCGCCCAGATGTTTGATTCCTACACCTATACGGTTGACCGTGAGACGGGACTTCTCGACTATGACGCCATCGAGGCCCAGGCCGAGGAGATCAAACCCCTGATTCTGCTGGCCGGTTACAGCGCCTATCCCCGGAAGATCGATTTCAAACGTATGCGCCGGATCGCCGACAAGGTCGGGGCGGTGCTTATGGTGGACATGGCCCACTTTGCCGGTCTTGTCGCCGGAGGTGTCTTCAGCGGAGATTTCGATCCCGTGGCCCACGCCCATGTAGTCACCACTACCACCCACAAGACCCTCAGGGGACCCCGGGGCGGAATGATTCTCTGCACGGAGGAGTTCGCCGAAGCCGTCAACAAAGGATGCCCCATGGTAATCGGCGGGCCGCTGCCCCACATCATGGCCGCCAAGGCGGTAGCCTTTACCGAAGCGGCCAAGCCGGAGTTCAGGGAATATGCAGCCAGGATTGTAGATAACTGTCAGACCCTTGCTGCGGACTGCCAGGCCGAGGGAATGACTATCGCCACCGGCGGGACGGACAATCACCTGTTTCTTATCGATGTGCGGGGTTTCGGGCTAACCGGCCGTCAGGCGGAGAGCGTGCTTCGGGAATGCGGTATTACCCTGAACCGGAACTCCCTTCCCTTTGATCCCAACGGTGCCTGGTATACCTCGGGTCTGCGTGTAGGTACCGCCGCCGTTACCACCCTGGGAATGGGAAAAGGCGAGATGAAAGAGATTGCCTCAATCATCGGTACTGTACTCGGCAATACCCGCCCCGCCACCGTTACGAAGGGAAAGAACGCAGGAAAGTCCAGCAAAGCCAGGTATGAAATATCTGAAGAGGTGGCAGCGGCAGCAAAGCAGAGGGTAAGGGATCTTCTGTCGAGGTTCCCTGTATACCCGGAACTGGACCTTAACTTTATGCAGGAGCATTTTCAGGACTAA
- a CDS encoding midas domain-containing protein, producing the protein MGVEKDFDTLDTSEQLDSTGGTLEEYGVWVKSGPEDIDETTDGDSFSLENLPEIEGATSFLTEEEESLLGDLETGGSEEEDNNDDTTSEQAPEMTEFGEDDSIEEDFSLEDLDDMSDFDSIEEEEAEEQESPSEEEFSLDEDIFTIDTPEDSFSEPASEEETSQHEEDELFEPEYEAPDKEEEAADEIRESEEEDFFDLDLDNLEADTEEAGQEELPSFDEEEFEAMSLEKDSEESGLSDTSVFSEEPEEISLDDLGQDEEEDLPELSVENLVEENIVSSELDTAIEEKSEVLRKIEDELHSIRDELASLKSELSSLKLSPAGAEREAADRDQEEDEERLPGFFEEDEDETIALTGDELDNILNTADVTEEAGKASEGPEEELDINISSMDSSLAEAIDFSPAEESTEESETEELDLSGLESPEEEHEEEIDLSEPDTEEDELELSDLDTGEELDLSDLGIPEEEEEATAEEISLPEIGADDEDFDISESEAVEELDITAMDDFEDLDESPEAADTLDEDELELLDNPEEHLGSDDLLDGEDILDIEEEELYPAEERTEEPETEAGDEFSLSEDEFGEESEEPDFADLDLEDLELGSEDSELEEELSLEAEEETEGEDTGNELEDLEEEIELEISPEDSQEMEEIIEASEEEAEFPENEILDLSEEEIGLEAGDSVDDFEEIEADELSAEEYEDSATEPEYTGEDAAASAESLDLNPALQSEIKSVLSYMDQLLEALPEEKIEEFARSEHFKVYQKLFDELGISS; encoded by the coding sequence ATGGGTGTTGAAAAGGATTTTGATACGCTGGATACATCAGAACAACTCGATTCAACGGGGGGGACCCTTGAGGAGTACGGAGTCTGGGTAAAATCCGGCCCTGAAGACATTGACGAAACAACGGACGGCGACTCATTTTCCCTTGAGAATCTGCCCGAGATAGAAGGGGCCACATCATTCCTGACCGAGGAAGAGGAGTCTCTTCTCGGAGACCTTGAAACAGGCGGCTCCGAAGAAGAAGACAATAATGACGATACGACTTCAGAGCAGGCCCCGGAGATGACTGAATTCGGCGAGGATGATTCAATAGAGGAAGATTTCAGCCTGGAGGACCTGGATGATATGAGTGATTTTGACTCCATCGAAGAGGAAGAAGCCGAAGAGCAGGAAAGTCCTTCGGAGGAAGAGTTCTCCCTCGACGAAGACATCTTCACCATCGACACCCCGGAGGATTCTTTTTCCGAACCGGCTTCGGAAGAAGAGACCTCTCAGCACGAGGAAGACGAGTTGTTTGAACCAGAATATGAAGCACCGGATAAGGAAGAAGAAGCTGCAGACGAAATCCGGGAATCCGAGGAAGAGGACTTTTTCGATTTAGACCTGGATAATCTGGAAGCGGATACGGAGGAAGCCGGACAGGAAGAACTTCCCTCCTTTGATGAGGAAGAGTTTGAAGCCATGTCTCTGGAGAAGGATTCCGAAGAATCCGGACTCTCCGATACTTCCGTTTTCTCCGAAGAACCCGAGGAGATAAGCCTGGATGACCTGGGACAGGACGAAGAAGAGGATCTGCCGGAACTTTCCGTGGAGAACCTTGTGGAGGAGAACATCGTCTCTTCAGAACTGGACACGGCCATAGAGGAAAAATCCGAAGTTCTGAGGAAAATTGAAGATGAACTGCATTCAATTCGCGATGAACTTGCCTCCCTCAAGAGTGAGCTCAGCAGCCTGAAGCTTTCCCCCGCAGGCGCCGAAAGGGAAGCGGCGGACCGGGATCAGGAGGAAGACGAAGAGCGCCTGCCCGGCTTTTTCGAGGAAGACGAGGATGAAACCATCGCGCTGACCGGTGATGAGCTCGACAACATTCTGAATACTGCGGATGTTACGGAAGAGGCGGGAAAAGCTTCCGAAGGTCCCGAAGAGGAACTCGACATCAACATCTCCAGCATGGACAGCAGCCTTGCGGAGGCCATCGACTTCTCCCCCGCCGAAGAAAGCACGGAAGAGTCAGAAACTGAAGAGCTTGATCTTTCAGGACTGGAAAGCCCGGAAGAGGAACATGAAGAGGAAATAGACCTCTCGGAGCCGGATACCGAAGAGGATGAACTCGAGCTTTCCGATCTGGATACCGGGGAGGAGCTTGATCTTTCGGATCTGGGAATTCCTGAAGAGGAAGAGGAAGCAACTGCAGAGGAGATAAGCCTGCCTGAAATCGGGGCAGACGATGAAGACTTCGATATTTCCGAATCCGAGGCAGTGGAAGAACTCGACATCACCGCCATGGATGATTTTGAGGATCTGGACGAAAGCCCGGAAGCAGCTGACACCCTTGACGAGGATGAACTGGAACTTCTGGACAATCCTGAAGAACACCTTGGATCGGATGATCTTCTTGATGGCGAAGACATCCTCGATATCGAGGAAGAAGAACTGTACCCGGCGGAAGAACGTACCGAAGAGCCGGAGACTGAAGCAGGTGATGAGTTCAGCCTCAGCGAAGATGAGTTTGGAGAAGAGTCAGAAGAGCCGGATTTTGCAGACCTCGATCTGGAAGATCTGGAACTTGGATCGGAAGATTCAGAACTGGAAGAAGAGCTTTCCCTCGAAGCAGAAGAGGAAACTGAAGGCGAAGATACCGGGAATGAACTGGAAGATCTGGAGGAAGAAATAGAGCTGGAAATATCTCCCGAGGACTCCCAGGAGATGGAAGAGATTATCGAAGCATCAGAAGAAGAGGCGGAATTTCCCGAGAATGAAATTCTCGACCTGAGCGAAGAGGAAATCGGCCTTGAAGCCGGGGATTCTGTTGATGACTTTGAAGAAATCGAAGCTGATGAGCTTTCTGCAGAAGAGTATGAAGATTCCGCCACGGAACCCGAGTATACCGGGGAAGATGCTGCAGCTTCCGCAGAGTCTCTGGACCTTAATCCTGCGCTGCAGAGTGAGATAAAGTCTGTTCTCTCCTATATGGACCAGCTTCTTGAGGCTCTGCCGGAAGAGAAGATTGAAGAGTTTGCCAGATCCGAGCATTTCAAGGTATATCAGAAACTGTTTGATGAACTGGGGATATCGTCCTAA
- a CDS encoding FtsB family cell division protein: MKIGTRLLFSLYIGFMAASLVYYLYSPTGLFAYRQLQGEIVRLENNLQDLKDLHRELSGEFDSLRRSSETVILRARDLGYARSGETFLMLEDFKPRPGNYYSVGRIITPGAAEANRNAASLLTGIVSMAAAFLLIAIFTNPRGRADGSAHS, from the coding sequence ATGAAGATTGGTACCCGTCTGCTTTTCTCGTTATATATCGGCTTTATGGCTGCCTCGCTTGTCTACTACCTGTACAGTCCAACGGGATTATTTGCTTATCGTCAGCTTCAGGGTGAGATTGTACGCCTTGAAAATAATCTTCAGGACCTGAAGGATCTTCACAGGGAGCTTTCCGGAGAATTCGACTCCCTGCGACGATCTTCCGAGACGGTAATTCTTCGGGCGCGGGACCTGGGCTATGCCCGGAGCGGTGAAACATTCCTGATGCTAGAGGATTTTAAGCCCAGACCGGGAAACTACTATTCCGTCGGACGGATTATAACTCCTGGAGCGGCTGAAGCGAATCGTAATGCAGCCTCCCTTCTGACTGGCATTGTTTCCATGGCTGCGGCTTTTCTGCTTATCGCAATTTTTACCAATCCCAGGGGAAGGGCAGACGGTTCTGCCCACAGTTAA
- a CDS encoding 6-hydroxymethylpterin diphosphokinase MptE-like protein — MLSFEASRTGDIIPLMDGRALISRFDPSREAERFVRSSIHGSFKASGTVLIVGDLLGYLAGAVRRTFPETRIVSLSLHSDLMTENLSGGAREIYWSPASDPLDAILTGCIDEEILLVQGFALLEWQPSINAFSDTASEVLAKIQRRIRILNGNITTIKAFGFRWIRNSISNFLFPQNFCRISESRGPFLIAASGPSLNRDEEYIRNSRAALIALPSSLSFLRNLGRIPDIIIQTDPGYYASLHLSEAQGMKVPLAAPLFTDTGIRRHMGPVLPVSCGEPFEEALWSLLDIEPLNIPAMGTVAASAIFFSLGLSREPVIIAGLDLCYDDIHPHVRPHSFDPAFSKDVCRTHPLYSRKYRYSRDTAPEQGQSPSLRTYSDWFAGLGEETAHRILRLNPSRIGLPFPPVQAPHPEEISGSEGRLSFQGISVPSFSLRKDRLLQLLDDSRRMASRDPSSPLFRELRLKLCPPGIEADPDEYTAGKILELREIVSSMEET; from the coding sequence ATGCTGAGCTTTGAAGCAAGCCGAACAGGAGATATCATTCCCCTCATGGACGGCAGGGCCCTGATATCCCGGTTTGATCCTTCCAGAGAAGCTGAACGTTTTGTCCGTTCCAGCATACACGGTTCCTTTAAGGCCTCCGGGACTGTCCTTATTGTCGGTGACCTGCTGGGGTATCTTGCCGGGGCTGTCCGCAGAACCTTTCCCGAAACAAGAATAGTCAGTCTGTCTCTTCATTCCGACCTGATGACGGAGAATCTCTCCGGAGGTGCAAGGGAAATATACTGGTCCCCGGCCTCGGACCCTCTGGATGCAATCCTCACGGGCTGCATTGACGAAGAGATCCTCCTTGTCCAGGGTTTTGCTCTTCTGGAATGGCAGCCGTCGATCAATGCATTTTCCGATACAGCCTCGGAGGTACTCGCGAAAATCCAGCGGCGGATACGCATTCTGAACGGTAACATAACCACCATAAAAGCCTTCGGCTTCCGCTGGATACGGAACAGTATATCCAACTTCCTTTTCCCGCAGAATTTCTGCCGGATTTCAGAATCCCGGGGGCCCTTTCTGATTGCGGCATCAGGTCCGAGCCTTAATCGCGACGAGGAGTATATTCGAAACAGCAGGGCCGCCCTTATCGCCCTGCCCTCAAGCCTCAGCTTTCTCAGAAACCTGGGGCGTATTCCGGACATCATTATCCAGACAGATCCCGGGTACTACGCCTCTCTGCATCTCTCAGAAGCTCAGGGCATGAAGGTCCCTCTGGCGGCTCCGCTTTTTACAGATACCGGCATCCGCCGCCACATGGGCCCGGTTCTTCCCGTAAGCTGCGGTGAACCTTTTGAGGAGGCCCTCTGGTCCCTGCTTGATATCGAACCCCTGAATATTCCTGCCATGGGTACCGTCGCCGCAAGCGCCATATTCTTTTCCCTCGGCCTGAGCAGGGAACCGGTAATAATTGCCGGCCTCGACCTTTGCTATGACGATATACATCCCCATGTGCGGCCCCACAGCTTTGACCCTGCTTTTTCAAAAGACGTCTGCCGTACGCATCCTCTCTATTCCCGGAAATACCGCTACTCCCGGGACACAGCCCCGGAGCAGGGCCAGTCTCCGTCTCTCCGGACCTACAGCGACTGGTTCGCAGGCCTCGGGGAGGAGACAGCGCACAGAATTCTCCGGCTTAATCCATCCAGGATTGGCCTTCCTTTTCCTCCGGTCCAGGCACCACATCCTGAAGAGATTTCAGGCAGCGAGGGGCGACTCTCGTTCCAGGGAATTTCCGTCCCGTCCTTCAGTCTCAGAAAGGATCGTTTGTTACAACTCCTTGACGACAGCCGTCGGATGGCTTCACGGGATCCCTCCTCTCCCCTTTTCAGAGAGCTCCGGCTGAAATTATGTCCTCCCGGAATCGAGGCGGATCCGGACGAATACACAGCGGGGAAGATCCTGGAGCTGCGGGAAATCGTTTCCTCCATGGAGGAAACGTGA